The following are encoded in a window of Desulfovibrio oxyclinae DSM 11498 genomic DNA:
- a CDS encoding VOC family protein, producing the protein MARFTGINHMAMVTADMDRTIAFWRDLLGCRLVTGLGHPGYRHYFFELTEHDMIAFFEWPDLDNCPEKDHGVPVKGPACFDHVSFELASQDELWELRDRLEAADIWVSEAVDHGFIHSIYTFDPNGIAIEFSVPLPDVDIRSTPVMVDSEPTALAREGADPVPGRWPEPDRFTPPEEREVYPGEGDQIRQAAKKKHS; encoded by the coding sequence ATGGCACGATTTACGGGCATCAATCATATGGCGATGGTCACCGCCGACATGGACAGAACCATCGCCTTCTGGCGCGATCTTCTGGGCTGCCGCCTGGTGACCGGGTTGGGGCATCCGGGGTACCGACACTACTTTTTCGAACTGACCGAGCACGACATGATCGCCTTTTTCGAATGGCCCGATCTGGACAACTGCCCGGAAAAGGATCATGGAGTCCCGGTGAAAGGCCCGGCCTGCTTCGACCACGTCTCCTTTGAACTGGCCTCGCAGGATGAGCTGTGGGAACTCCGGGACCGCCTCGAAGCCGCCGACATCTGGGTCTCCGAGGCCGTGGATCATGGTTTCATCCACTCCATCTACACCTTCGACCCCAACGGCATCGCCATCGAATTCAGCGTGCCCTTACCTGATGTGGATATCCGCAGCACGCCGGTCATGGTGGATAGCGAGCCGACCGCCCTCGCTCGCGAAGGCGCGGATCCGGTACCGGGACGCTGGCCCGAACCCGACAGGTTCACGCCGCCGGAAGAGCGGGAGGTCTATCCGGGCGAAGGGGACCAGATCCGTCAGGCGGCCAAAAAGAAGCACTCATAA
- a CDS encoding substrate-binding periplasmic protein, which produces MSRISLAFALILLLSAAAFAEPLKIVTLSYPPYEFMEDGKVKGVATRVVREVFQRMDVEIEIELLEWADALEAVRTGEADAIYTAFRTPEREEFLVYPTTELVGQVTSLFVREGSAIDYNGDLVPLAKYSFGVVEKVSYGSFFDAAVEHGIIDKLIVSRNGEQSVRRFLAGESDILVSNWLEAWTILDKLNRKDGVRALSPPLQNIPSYLAFSKKSEHLDLVPGFEEALRSIRLDGTYGKLFKLN; this is translated from the coding sequence ATGTCTCGAATCAGCCTCGCGTTCGCACTGATCCTGTTGCTCTCCGCTGCGGCTTTCGCCGAGCCGCTGAAGATCGTCACGCTCTCCTATCCCCCGTACGAGTTTATGGAGGATGGCAAGGTCAAGGGTGTTGCGACCCGAGTGGTGCGTGAAGTGTTTCAGCGTATGGACGTCGAGATTGAGATCGAACTGCTGGAATGGGCAGACGCGCTGGAGGCCGTCAGGACCGGGGAGGCCGATGCCATTTATACCGCCTTCAGAACGCCGGAACGAGAGGAGTTTCTCGTGTACCCCACAACCGAACTGGTGGGGCAGGTGACCTCGCTTTTCGTGCGTGAGGGGTCAGCCATCGATTACAACGGGGACTTGGTGCCGCTGGCAAAGTACTCGTTCGGCGTGGTCGAAAAGGTCAGCTACGGCAGTTTCTTCGACGCCGCCGTGGAGCATGGAATCATCGACAAGCTCATCGTTTCGCGTAATGGAGAACAGTCGGTGCGGCGCTTCCTCGCCGGTGAGTCGGATATCCTTGTTTCGAACTGGCTGGAGGCGTGGACCATCCTCGATAAGCTGAACCGAAAGGACGGGGTGCGGGCGCTCTCGCCGCCGCTTCAGAACATACCGAGCTATCTTGCGTTTTCCAAAAAATCCGAGCATCTGGATTTGGTGCCGGGTTTTGAGGAGGCCTTGAGAAGCATTCGCCTCGACGGCACTTACGGAAAACTCTTCAAGCTCAACTGA
- a CDS encoding ABC transporter ATP-binding protein: protein MLIEARNIEKRFGPEPEDSVLNGVDLAVDCGEFVAITGRSGSGKSTLLNILSGIMRPDGGSLHFEGRDITELGSRELDCLRATGFAMIFQAHHLLPYLTAEENVLLPAMRGLRPVSREQTEAARECLARVGLDGKGHRLPGELSGGECQRVAIARGLAKKAAVLFADEPTGSLDRKTGDGIMDLLGSLPETGLSVVMVTHEADYACRAQRTVELAGGRLAGIS, encoded by the coding sequence ATGCTTATTGAAGCACGCAATATTGAAAAACGTTTCGGTCCCGAGCCGGAGGACAGCGTCCTGAACGGCGTGGATCTCGCGGTGGACTGCGGCGAATTCGTCGCAATCACCGGACGCTCCGGCTCGGGTAAATCCACCCTGCTCAACATCCTGTCAGGCATCATGCGCCCGGATGGCGGCTCACTGCACTTTGAAGGCAGGGACATCACCGAACTGGGCAGTCGCGAGCTCGACTGCTTGAGAGCTACCGGGTTTGCCATGATCTTTCAGGCACACCACCTGCTGCCCTACCTCACGGCAGAAGAGAACGTTTTGCTGCCAGCCATGCGCGGCCTGCGACCCGTTTCCCGCGAGCAGACAGAAGCGGCCCGCGAATGCCTCGCACGCGTCGGCCTTGACGGAAAGGGACACCGTCTGCCCGGCGAACTTTCCGGCGGCGAATGCCAGCGCGTGGCCATAGCCAGGGGGCTTGCCAAGAAGGCCGCCGTGCTCTTCGCCGACGAACCCACCGGCAGTCTCGACCGCAAGACCGGTGACGGCATTATGGACCTGCTGGGATCGCTGCCCGAGACCGGGCTCAGTGTGGTGATGGTGACCCACGAAGCAGACTACGCATGCAGGGCGCAGCGCACGGTGGAGCTCGCAGGCGGCAGGCTGGCGGGAATCAGTTGA
- a CDS encoding ABC transporter permease yields MNLLTIPLRNVRRKWLKSALLLGVFALAATSITALSLVSRAVGAGMEEKLTAFGANILIVPRSETLSVSYGGFSLGDLDFGTEMLVADEVDKAIDSIELRKNISVVAPKLIHAGRVEGAPAGVIGVRWEREKALKGYWAVDGSYPEKRNEVLAGSKLADRLGLRPGDSTTLDGRPVTISGVLMPTGSDDDSVLFAGLSLVGEMAGTPGRATFMEVAALCSGCPIEDIVGQLAKALPGTEVTAMQQVVKQRMYSIRFVERLAFGVSSVILLIACASVGLSMLSSVNERVREIGLLRSLGFSRQGVFTVFCFEALLIGLTAGLAGYLLGLGASSKILSLLDMGGTTSFSAAEFGLSALSAALVAALSSVPPALKAASVEPSKALVSL; encoded by the coding sequence ATGAATCTGCTGACCATCCCGCTGCGCAACGTCAGGCGCAAATGGCTCAAGTCGGCCCTGCTCCTCGGCGTGTTCGCTCTGGCCGCCACGTCGATCACTGCCCTGTCGCTGGTATCCCGCGCGGTGGGTGCGGGCATGGAGGAAAAGCTCACTGCCTTTGGCGCGAACATACTGATCGTTCCCCGCTCCGAGACACTCAGCGTGAGCTACGGAGGATTCAGCCTCGGCGACCTCGACTTCGGCACGGAGATGCTTGTGGCCGACGAAGTGGACAAGGCCATTGACTCCATCGAACTTCGCAAAAACATCAGCGTGGTGGCCCCCAAGCTGATCCACGCGGGGCGTGTGGAAGGCGCTCCCGCCGGTGTCATCGGCGTCCGTTGGGAGCGCGAGAAGGCCCTCAAGGGCTACTGGGCCGTTGACGGCAGCTATCCCGAAAAACGCAACGAGGTGCTTGCAGGATCCAAGCTGGCCGACAGACTCGGGCTTCGACCGGGCGACAGCACGACCCTCGACGGACGTCCGGTCACCATATCCGGCGTTCTCATGCCTACTGGCAGCGACGACGACTCGGTACTTTTCGCCGGTCTTTCCCTTGTGGGTGAGATGGCGGGCACTCCCGGCCGGGCCACCTTCATGGAGGTTGCTGCCCTCTGCTCCGGCTGCCCCATCGAGGACATCGTGGGCCAACTTGCCAAGGCACTGCCGGGTACCGAAGTCACCGCCATGCAGCAGGTGGTCAAACAGCGCATGTACTCCATCCGATTCGTGGAACGCCTCGCCTTCGGCGTCAGCTCGGTGATACTGCTCATCGCCTGCGCTTCCGTGGGACTCTCCATGCTGTCCTCGGTTAACGAGCGGGTTCGCGAGATAGGCCTGCTCCGCTCGCTGGGCTTTTCACGTCAGGGCGTCTTCACCGTATTCTGCTTCGAAGCTCTGCTCATCGGGCTCACGGCAGGTCTCGCGGGCTACCTGCTGGGCCTCGGCGCCAGCTCGAAGATCCTTTCGCTTCTCGACATGGGCGGGACAACGAGTTTTTCGGCAGCGGAATTCGGCCTGTCCGCCCTGTCCGCGGCGCTGGTTGCGGCCCTTTCCTCCGTTCCTCCCGCGCTCAAGGCGGCATCCGTGGAACCCTCAAAGGCGCTCGTATCGCTTTAG
- a CDS encoding DUF2318 domain-containing protein has translation MKTIHLLALTFILSLSAGTAYGFFDFFGPKPLEAENGFITIDVETVSDGKAHHFTYDAAGKTIRFFVIKSRDGVIRAALDACDVCWREGKGYSQNGEWMVCDNCGQRFHSARINEARGGCNPAPLERNVEDGKVMIPESDLFAGRRYFL, from the coding sequence ATGAAGACCATACACCTGCTTGCCCTGACCTTTATCCTGTCGCTCAGCGCCGGGACGGCCTACGGATTTTTCGACTTTTTCGGCCCCAAACCGCTTGAGGCAGAAAACGGTTTCATAACCATTGACGTCGAAACGGTTTCGGACGGCAAAGCACACCACTTCACCTATGATGCCGCAGGCAAGACGATCCGCTTTTTCGTCATCAAGAGCCGAGACGGCGTCATCCGCGCCGCCCTTGACGCCTGTGACGTCTGCTGGCGGGAAGGAAAAGGTTACTCGCAAAACGGCGAATGGATGGTTTGCGACAACTGCGGCCAACGCTTCCATTCCGCCCGCATCAACGAGGCTCGCGGCGGCTGCAATCCCGCGCCTCTTGAGCGAAACGTCGAGGACGGCAAAGTCATGATTCCCGAGTCCGACCTGTTTGCCGGTCGGCGCTATTTCCTTTAG
- a CDS encoding RsbRD N-terminal domain-containing protein — protein sequence MGMEERLGADREKLADKWVDAILGSYPEETRRIWKSGGNAFANPVGETISRCVGEFIDHLIRWDDAEAMADSLDRLIRIRSVQEFSPSQALSFLFLFKKVLREAYFKEMEKSGELADLLRFEAKLDNMAMMAFDIYSKTREELFAMRVDEVKRAHRNIVRRANCVSDVTAGKAEE from the coding sequence ATGGGTATGGAGGAGCGCCTAGGCGCCGACCGCGAGAAACTCGCGGACAAATGGGTGGACGCCATCCTCGGGAGCTATCCCGAGGAGACTCGTCGTATATGGAAATCCGGCGGCAACGCGTTCGCAAACCCCGTGGGCGAGACCATCTCCCGCTGCGTTGGCGAGTTCATCGACCACCTCATCCGCTGGGATGATGCCGAGGCCATGGCCGATTCCCTCGACCGCCTCATCCGCATCCGCTCCGTTCAGGAGTTCAGCCCCTCTCAGGCCCTGAGCTTTCTCTTTCTCTTCAAGAAGGTGCTTCGCGAAGCGTACTTCAAGGAAATGGAGAAGAGTGGCGAGCTGGCCGACCTGCTTCGATTCGAGGCAAAACTCGACAACATGGCCATGATGGCCTTCGATATCTACTCAAAGACGCGCGAGGAGCTTTTCGCCATGCGCGTGGACGAGGTCAAGCGTGCTCACCGCAACATCGTGCGGCGGGCCAACTGCGTTTCGGACGTGACGGCCGGCAAGGCCGAGGAATAG
- the dsrM gene encoding sulfate reduction electron transfer complex DsrMKJOP subunit DsrM, producing MNALYSLLFVFLLVFIPLFGVGLAHLNTIFGVCIPMTAFVIFVLGFAYRIIKWGKSPVPFSIPTTGGQQRSFDPETFKQSKWDNPTNGTQTVVRMLLEVLTFRSLFRNSKASLHKVGDEPVVAYASSKWLWLFALLFHYSFLVIVLRHLRLFLEPIPFFVNGLEFMDGILQIGAPVLYQSDMLIMAGLLFLLFRRLADSRLRYISLVNDYFPLLLIIGVALSGIYMRYYAKVDVIAIKELTMGLATFNFHIPENIDVSFYVHVFLVSVLLAYFPFSKLMHLGGVFLSPTRNMPNDARIRHHVNPWNDPNIKPHSYEAYEKDFGPMMAEAGLPLDNPENAKGADEA from the coding sequence ATGAATGCTTTGTACTCACTCCTCTTCGTTTTTCTCCTGGTCTTCATCCCATTGTTTGGGGTGGGACTGGCACACCTGAATACGATATTCGGCGTGTGCATCCCGATGACGGCCTTCGTCATCTTCGTCCTGGGCTTTGCCTACAGGATAATCAAATGGGGTAAGAGCCCGGTGCCTTTCAGCATCCCCACCACCGGTGGGCAGCAGCGCTCCTTCGACCCCGAAACCTTTAAACAGAGCAAGTGGGACAACCCCACCAACGGGACGCAGACCGTTGTCCGCATGCTCCTGGAAGTGCTGACTTTCCGCAGCCTTTTCCGCAACAGCAAGGCTTCCCTGCACAAGGTGGGGGACGAGCCGGTGGTGGCCTACGCCTCCTCCAAGTGGCTGTGGCTCTTTGCCCTGCTGTTCCACTACAGCTTTCTGGTCATCGTGCTGCGGCACCTGCGCCTGTTCCTTGAGCCGATTCCGTTCTTCGTCAACGGTCTCGAATTCATGGACGGCATCCTGCAGATCGGCGCTCCGGTGCTGTACCAGTCCGACATGCTGATCATGGCCGGCCTGCTCTTCCTTCTTTTCCGCAGGCTCGCCGACTCCAGGCTGCGCTACATCTCCCTTGTCAACGACTACTTCCCGCTGCTGCTCATCATCGGCGTGGCTCTGTCGGGCATCTACATGCGCTACTACGCCAAGGTCGATGTCATCGCCATCAAGGAACTGACCATGGGACTGGCCACCTTCAACTTCCACATTCCCGAGAACATCGACGTGTCCTTCTACGTGCACGTGTTCCTCGTGAGCGTGCTGCTGGCCTACTTCCCGTTCAGCAAGCTGATGCACCTCGGCGGCGTGTTCCTGAGCCCGACCCGCAACATGCCCAACGACGCGCGCATCCGTCACCACGTGAACCCGTGGAACGATCCGAACATCAAGCCTCACTCCTACGAGGCCTATGAGAAGGACTTCGGTCCCATGATGGCTGAAGCCGGTCTGCCCCTGGACAATCCCGAGAACGCCAAGGGCGCGGACGAGGCTTAG
- the dsrK gene encoding sulfate reduction electron transfer complex DsrMKJOP subunit DsrK produces the protein MAVPKAEELFKSIDYTPPATGWMETPVDFSPGNWCYPAKPEVLESVNFPNPRIWAPNEEDWKLPPNWRDIVHQGFVERLEKYRSLKLFMDICVRCGACADKCHFFIGSGDPKNMPVLRAELMRSVYRKDFTMAGKILSKLTGSRVMEEDVLKEWFIYFYQCTECRRCSLFCPYGIDTAEVTMMARELLHLCGIGINWIMEPVSNCNRTGNHLGIQPHAFADIVEFMVDDIEEVTGVRVKAPLNEKGHEIIFITPSGDVFADPGIYTFMGYLMLFHYLDLDYTMSTYASEGGNFGLFTSSEMMKKLNAKMYAEANRLGAKWILGGECGHMWRVINQYMDTMNGDNQGPQMTTPKNPVTGTVFNNAAATKMVHITEFTSDLIKHNKLNLDPTRNDHLRVTFHDSCNPSRAMGLLDEPRYVIKSVCNNFFEMPQGTIREETFCCAGGSGLNTDEIMEIRMRGGLPRGNALRYVQQKHDVNMMACICAIDRATLIPLANYWAPGVEICGTHELVGNALVLPGEEQRTMDLRQEPLPGFEDEEDDWTPPNA, from the coding sequence ATGGCTGTTCCCAAAGCTGAAGAACTCTTCAAGAGCATAGACTACACCCCGCCGGCGACCGGCTGGATGGAGACCCCGGTGGACTTCTCCCCCGGCAACTGGTGCTATCCGGCAAAGCCGGAGGTTCTGGAAAGCGTCAATTTCCCGAACCCGCGCATCTGGGCTCCGAACGAAGAGGACTGGAAGCTGCCGCCGAACTGGCGCGACATCGTCCACCAGGGGTTTGTCGAGCGTCTTGAAAAGTATCGTTCCCTGAAGCTTTTCATGGACATCTGTGTGCGTTGCGGCGCTTGTGCCGACAAGTGTCACTTCTTCATCGGATCCGGCGATCCCAAGAACATGCCGGTGCTCCGTGCCGAGCTGATGCGCTCCGTCTACCGCAAGGACTTCACCATGGCGGGCAAGATCCTGAGCAAGCTCACCGGATCCCGCGTCATGGAAGAAGACGTGCTCAAGGAGTGGTTCATCTACTTCTACCAGTGCACGGAATGTCGCCGCTGCTCCCTGTTCTGCCCCTACGGCATCGACACCGCCGAAGTGACCATGATGGCGCGCGAACTGCTGCACCTTTGCGGCATCGGCATCAACTGGATCATGGAGCCGGTCTCCAACTGTAACCGCACCGGTAACCACCTCGGCATCCAGCCCCACGCATTCGCCGACATCGTCGAATTCATGGTGGACGACATCGAGGAAGTCACCGGCGTTCGCGTCAAGGCCCCGCTCAACGAAAAGGGCCACGAGATCATCTTCATCACCCCCTCCGGTGACGTGTTCGCGGATCCGGGCATCTATACCTTCATGGGTTACCTGATGCTCTTCCACTACCTTGATCTCGACTACACCATGTCCACCTATGCATCCGAAGGCGGTAACTTCGGGCTCTTCACCTCTTCCGAGATGATGAAGAAGCTCAACGCCAAGATGTACGCCGAAGCCAACCGCCTCGGCGCCAAGTGGATTCTCGGCGGCGAATGCGGCCACATGTGGCGCGTGATCAACCAGTACATGGACACCATGAACGGCGACAATCAGGGTCCGCAGATGACGACCCCGAAAAACCCCGTCACCGGTACCGTGTTCAACAACGCCGCGGCCACCAAGATGGTGCACATCACGGAGTTCACCTCCGACCTGATCAAGCATAACAAGCTGAATCTGGATCCGACCCGCAACGATCATCTCCGGGTCACCTTCCACGATTCCTGCAACCCGTCCCGCGCCATGGGTCTGCTGGACGAGCCCCGCTACGTGATCAAGTCCGTGTGCAACAACTTCTTCGAAATGCCCCAGGGCACCATCCGCGAAGAAACGTTCTGCTGCGCCGGCGGTTCCGGCCTGAACACCGACGAGATCATGGAAATCCGCATGCGCGGCGGCCTGCCTCGCGGCAACGCCCTGCGCTACGTCCAGCAGAAGCACGACGTCAACATGATGGCCTGTATCTGCGCCATCGACCGTGCGACGCTGATACCCCTGGCTAACTACTGGGCGCCCGGAGTCGAGATCTGCGGAACGCACGAACTCGTGGGTAACGCGCTCGTCCTGCCCGGGGAAGAGCAGCGGACTATGGACCTCCGCCAGGAGCCGCTCCCCGGCTTCGAGGACGAGGAAGATGACTGGACTCCCCCGAACGCCTAG
- the dsrJ gene encoding sulfate reduction electron transfer complex DsrMKJOP subunit DsrJ, protein MHYGGKIIIGLLIFVGLLLSPFAYNALTVEASYKQPKLKLPAKEKECVESLEFMRTKHMELLDEWRDWALRDGKRVYVNHKGKEFEISLQNTCMDCHKNKAEFCDKCHADAGVSPYCWDCHIQPEGLK, encoded by the coding sequence ATGCATTACGGTGGAAAAATCATCATTGGCCTGCTCATCTTCGTCGGCCTGTTGCTTTCACCCTTCGCGTACAACGCGTTGACCGTGGAAGCGTCGTACAAGCAGCCGAAGCTGAAGCTCCCGGCCAAAGAGAAAGAATGTGTCGAATCCCTCGAGTTCATGCGCACCAAGCACATGGAGCTGCTGGATGAGTGGCGCGACTGGGCCCTGCGTGACGGCAAGCGCGTCTACGTGAACCACAAGGGCAAAGAGTTCGAAATCAGCCTGCAGAACACCTGCATGGACTGCCACAAGAACAAGGCCGAGTTCTGCGACAAGTGCCACGCCGACGCAGGCGTGTCGCCTTACTGCTGGGACTGCCACATCCAGCCGGAGGGCCTGAAATAA
- the dsrO gene encoding sulfate reduction electron transfer complex DsrMKJOP subunit DsrO → MKQNRRKFIKFAGVAAAALCTAPAVAKAAGGGHAAPIMKNPKGLEAERWAMVIDTTKLKTEKDFAPLIEVCHKIHNVPQIDSNQEVKWLWTGSYDETFVEQPNPHMNEELKERSYALLCNHCANPPCVRVCPTKATFKRPDGIVAMDYHRCIGCRYCMAGCPYGSRSFNFSEPRDHFTEEELKKLNPKFPTRMRGVVEKCNFCVERLAVGERPACVEASKGAMFFGDLNDPESEVRQVLRERFTLRRKPSAGTEPSVYYII, encoded by the coding sequence ATGAAACAGAACAGAAGAAAGTTCATCAAGTTCGCCGGTGTCGCGGCGGCCGCGCTCTGCACGGCCCCCGCGGTTGCCAAGGCTGCCGGTGGCGGCCACGCCGCACCGATCATGAAGAACCCGAAAGGGCTCGAAGCCGAACGCTGGGCCATGGTCATCGATACCACGAAGCTGAAGACCGAAAAGGACTTCGCTCCGCTCATCGAAGTGTGCCACAAGATCCACAACGTGCCGCAGATCGACTCCAATCAGGAAGTCAAGTGGCTCTGGACCGGCAGCTACGACGAAACCTTCGTGGAGCAGCCCAACCCGCACATGAACGAGGAACTCAAGGAGCGCTCCTACGCGCTTCTGTGCAACCACTGCGCTAACCCTCCGTGCGTGCGCGTGTGCCCGACCAAGGCGACCTTCAAGCGCCCCGACGGCATCGTGGCCATGGACTACCATCGCTGCATCGGCTGCCGCTACTGCATGGCCGGTTGCCCGTACGGCTCCCGCTCATTCAACTTCAGCGAACCTCGCGACCATTTCACCGAGGAAGAGCTGAAGAAGCTGAATCCCAAGTTCCCCACCCGCATGCGCGGCGTGGTGGAAAAGTGCAACTTCTGTGTCGAGCGTCTGGCTGTGGGTGAACGCCCCGCCTGCGTCGAGGCCAGCAAAGGCGCCATGTTCTTCGGCGATCTCAACGATCCCGAAAGCGAAGTGCGTCAGGTGTTGCGCGAGCGGTTCACCCTGCGTCGCAAACCTTCCGCCGGCACCGAGCCGAGCGTCTACTACATCATATAG
- the dsrP gene encoding sulfate reduction electron transfer complex DsrMKJOP subunit DsrP, protein MLERALKGSPRYYGWIGFLLVIIAIGGAVWINQLMEGLQITGMSRDVSWGFYISQFTYLVGLAASGVMIVLPYYFHKYKPNKHMVIFGEFMAIAACIMCLLFIVVDIGQPQRMLNVIFHPTPNSILFWDMIVINGYLFLNILCGWVCLEHDRMRLPHPKWVKPFIIISIVWAFSIHTVTAFLYQGLPGRHYWLTAILAARFLASAFCSGPAILLLVMKLTEKFTNFQMPKKALHTLTTIITYAMVVNMFFFLLEIFTAYYSQLPGHTHSITYLFAGEHGHHELVPFMWTFIIFAAASLALLIPPKLRKNQKILPWALGILIIATWLDKGLGLLIGGFNPTPFGTITPYWPTGKELMISAMIYAVGALVVTVLFKIATSVKEDMGHSQALPCGCSTEDKCECTPAEEAA, encoded by the coding sequence ATGCTTGAAAGAGCTCTGAAAGGTTCCCCGAGGTACTACGGCTGGATCGGCTTCCTGCTTGTCATCATCGCCATCGGCGGTGCTGTCTGGATCAATCAGCTGATGGAAGGTCTCCAGATCACCGGCATGAGCCGTGACGTCTCCTGGGGCTTCTACATCTCCCAGTTCACCTACCTCGTCGGGCTCGCCGCATCCGGCGTCATGATCGTGCTGCCGTACTACTTCCACAAGTACAAACCGAACAAGCACATGGTCATCTTCGGCGAGTTCATGGCAATCGCGGCCTGTATCATGTGCCTGCTGTTCATCGTGGTCGACATTGGTCAGCCGCAGCGGATGCTCAACGTCATCTTCCACCCGACCCCGAACTCCATCCTGTTCTGGGACATGATCGTCATCAACGGTTACCTGTTCCTGAACATCCTTTGCGGTTGGGTCTGCCTGGAGCATGACCGTATGCGTCTTCCGCACCCCAAGTGGGTCAAGCCGTTCATCATCATCTCGATCGTATGGGCGTTCTCCATCCACACCGTCACCGCGTTCCTGTACCAGGGTCTGCCCGGTCGCCACTACTGGCTCACCGCCATTCTGGCCGCCCGCTTCCTGGCGAGCGCGTTCTGCTCCGGACCGGCCATCCTGCTGCTGGTCATGAAGCTTACGGAGAAGTTCACCAACTTCCAGATGCCGAAGAAGGCTCTGCATACCCTCACCACCATCATCACTTATGCGATGGTCGTGAACATGTTCTTCTTCCTGCTGGAAATCTTCACCGCATACTACTCCCAGCTGCCGGGACACACCCACTCCATCACCTACCTCTTCGCAGGTGAGCACGGACACCACGAGCTGGTTCCGTTCATGTGGACCTTCATCATTTTTGCCGCCGCTTCACTGGCTCTGCTGATTCCGCCGAAGCTGCGCAAAAACCAGAAGATCCTGCCGTGGGCGCTCGGCATCCTGATCATCGCCACCTGGCTCGACAAGGGCCTTGGCCTGCTCATCGGCGGTTTCAACCCGACTCCGTTCGGTACCATCACTCCCTACTGGCCCACCGGCAAGGAGCTGATGATTTCCGCCATGATCTATGCCGTAGGCGCACTGGTCGTGACCGTGCTCTTCAAGATCGCCACCAGCGTGAAGGAAGACATGGGCCACTCTCAGGCGCTGCCCTGCGGTTGCTCCACCGAGGACAAATGCGAATGCACTCCCGCGGAGGAAGCTGCATAA
- a CDS encoding substrate-binding periplasmic protein, protein MVAKFLIVLGLLALLLMPGNLCAEQTALKVGTSIKPPYSTRDEDGFLDRLLKELFIRVGTPFTIVRQPAARALMSANQGLVDMELPRIIGIEKQYPNLVMIPEPVVEYAFVAFAREGCPTRIDWNTFNHLPVGLLRGWKIYERILQPETMHRYANKPEQLLRMLVHKRVDVALYERNAGQFLLRKNNIHAHEMKPPYKMVPMYIYIHETHRDMLPLLTKTLREIKADGTYARLAAETLNAP, encoded by the coding sequence ATGGTTGCAAAATTCCTTATCGTATTAGGGCTATTGGCCCTTCTGCTGATGCCGGGGAATCTTTGTGCCGAGCAGACCGCCCTCAAAGTGGGGACGTCCATCAAGCCGCCTTACTCAACCCGTGACGAAGACGGTTTTCTCGACAGGTTGCTGAAGGAACTCTTCATCCGTGTCGGGACTCCATTCACGATAGTCCGCCAGCCAGCAGCACGGGCTTTGATGTCTGCCAATCAAGGGCTTGTGGACATGGAATTGCCTCGAATCATCGGAATTGAAAAGCAGTACCCCAACCTCGTCATGATTCCCGAGCCCGTGGTGGAGTATGCCTTTGTGGCATTTGCCAGAGAGGGGTGTCCTACCCGAATTGACTGGAATACTTTCAATCATCTTCCGGTGGGGCTTTTACGGGGGTGGAAGATCTACGAGCGCATCCTGCAGCCCGAGACAATGCATCGTTACGCCAACAAGCCGGAACAACTGCTTCGCATGTTGGTTCACAAGCGTGTTGACGTGGCTCTGTACGAGCGCAATGCCGGTCAATTCCTTCTGCGGAAGAACAACATTCACGCGCACGAGATGAAACCGCCATACAAGATGGTTCCAATGTATATTTACATCCATGAAACGCACCGGGATATGTTGCCGCTCCTGACGAAAACCTTGCGGGAAATCAAGGCGGACGGTACGTATGCACGGCTGGCGGCGGAAACGCTCAATGCGCCCTGA
- the rnhA gene encoding ribonuclease HI, producing MTRVTIFTDGSCLGNPGRGGYGAVLKYGDTTKELSQGYRLTTNNRMELLAVIESLESLTRACEVELYTDSKYVQQAITKKWLANWQRNGWKTAAKKPVKNQDMWRRLMPLLEKHSVDFRWVKGHSGHPENERCDELARNAASGRDLLEDPEYKKS from the coding sequence ATGACCCGGGTGACCATATTCACCGACGGCTCCTGTCTCGGCAATCCGGGACGGGGCGGATACGGTGCCGTGCTCAAGTACGGCGACACGACCAAGGAACTTTCTCAGGGCTACAGGCTGACCACCAACAACCGCATGGAACTGCTTGCGGTCATCGAGAGTCTGGAAAGCCTTACCCGGGCCTGCGAAGTGGAGCTGTATACCGACTCCAAATACGTGCAGCAGGCCATCACCAAGAAGTGGCTCGCCAACTGGCAGAGAAACGGCTGGAAAACGGCCGCGAAAAAGCCGGTAAAGAATCAGGACATGTGGCGGCGTCTCATGCCGCTTCTGGAAAAGCACTCCGTGGACTTCCGCTGGGTCAAGGGCCACAGCGGGCACCCGGAGAACGAGCGCTGCGACGAACTGGCGAGAAACGCCGCTTCCGGACGCGACCTCCTCGAAGACCCCGAATACAAGAAATCCTGA